From one Sylvia atricapilla isolate bSylAtr1 chromosome 17, bSylAtr1.pri, whole genome shotgun sequence genomic stretch:
- the UNC119B gene encoding protein unc-119 homolog B, which produces MSGSRARAAAAAPGPDKKLPPGSAGPLSRLRGRRGSAEAPPRQPWTESELLALETVRPEHVLGLCRVTENYLCKPEDNIYNIDFTRFKIRDLETGTVLFEIAKPSASEHDEEDEDEGSELDASAGRFVRYQFTPAFLRLRTVGATVEFTVGEKPVSNFRMIERHYFRDRLLKNFDFDFGFCIPSSRNTCEHIYEFPQLSEDLIRLMVENPYETRSDSFYFVDNKLIMHNKADYAYNGGQ; this is translated from the exons ATGAGCGGCTCcagggcgcgggcggcggcggcggcgccggggccggACAAGAAGCTGCCGCCGGGCTCCGCGGGGCCGCTCAGCCGCCTGCGGGGCCGACGCGGATCGGCCGAAGCGCCGCCACGGCAGCCCTGGACCGAGTCTGAGTTGTTGGCGCTGGAGACCGTCCGGCCCGAGCAcgtcctggggctgtgccgggTGACGGAGA ATTATTTGTGCAAACCTGAGGACAACATTTACAACATTGACTTCACCAGGTTTAAAATCCGGGACCTTGAAACTGGAACAGTACTGTTTGAAATTGCCAAGCCATCTGCCTCAG AGCACGAtgaagaggatgaggatgagggcAGTGAGCTGGACGCGAGTGCAGGTCGCTTTGTTCGGTACCAGTTCACCCCAGCGTTCCTCCGCCTTCGGACTGTTGGAGCAAC AGTGGAATTCACAGTGGGAGAAAAGCCAGTGTCAAACTTCCGAATGATTGAGAGACATTACTTCCGAGATCGCTTGCTGAAGAactttgattttgattttggtttCTGCATCCCCAGTAGCAGGAACACATGTGAACACATTTATGAATTCCCTCAGCTCTCAGAAGACCTTA TCCGTCTGATGGTTGAGAACCCGTACGAGACGCGCTCGGACAGCTTTTACTTTGTGGACAACAAGTTGATTATGCACAACAAGGCCGACTATGCTTACAATGGAGGACAGTAA